A region of the Nocardia asteroides genome:
ATGAATCCCTCTTGTCAATTATTCAATAGCTTGCGCAGGTTACTCAGGCCCGTTTTAGCGTCGAGCGACAATCTGGACTGATCGATAGCCAGAGCATTGCGAAGGACCGGAAACTCCCCGAAGTTTTCTAGCTCGCTCAGCATATACGCGGTGTAGTCGATATCAGGATCGTTTCGGCGCCGACCGAGTTCAGTCAAAACCGCCAGCAATCCTTCTTCCCCGCCGGTGCGTACGAGTTGCTCAGCCGCATCGACTCGCATGGTCACGATCTCGTCATTGATCATCATCTCTTGCAGTCGTTCCCGCGCACTACTGAAGTGTATTTTTCGCCCGAGGTCGGGAATCGCTTCGATCCTTATAGCGTTAATACTACTCCGGGAGCGCGCCAGTATCGACGACAGCTCCGCATCGGCTTCACCGGTGTCCACTATGGAATCTCCTCAGGTAGCGCAGCCCGGACATTATTTCGATCAGTGCGAGCGAAGATCTCGCCGGTCTCCGGTTTCACATATTTTTGAATTTCTACGACATGGGGCGTTGGAATCGTTTGCCCCGTCGCCTTATTGTAATGTGAATCGCCAGTCAAATCGACCCGCTTCGTAGCGACCCCGTCACTATCATAGTACGAATAGTTCGTTATATTACCTTGGGGGTCGCGCTTTACCAGGTATCCATTCGGCGGCCCATTCTGGGTGGGTAGATTTCCACCAGTCCATGTCTGCGCATTGTCCAGTTCGTTCTTGAGCGACTTCACCGGAGGCTTCTTTACGTCGTCACTCTTCCCCCGCAATCGATCGCGCAGGTCGGTAACCACTTTTCGAGCCTTGACAGCGGCGTCTTTCGCCTCTTGGCGGATACCCGCGATCTGCAGCGCCTTGCGGGCTCGCCAAGCGATGATGCCATCTTTGATCTTTCCGGCCCATTTCTGCACCGTGATCAGCGCCTTGCCTGCGGTGACCGCGCCTGCGCCGAAGCTGATCAGCGCGAGGCCGATGGTGATGGCGGCGTCGATCGCGAGATCGGCGGCGAGAGACTTCAAGAAGCCCTCGATCTCGCCACGGAGTTCCGTCAACGCGTCTCTGTAGGCCAGGCATGACTGGCTGATCTGGGTGCAGGCGGTCAGCAGGTGGTCGATGGCGTTCGCGAGGGATTTGAGGTCGTCTCGGATGTAGCCCGCGTCGTCGGCGGTGATGTTGTCGAACAATCCCGCCGCGATCGTGATCTTGTCGCGGGCGTTCGTGTTCTGGTAGATCGTGCCGAGTCGGTCCCAGGCGTCGGCTGCCTTGGCGAGTTTGCCGGTGTCGCCGTCGGGGACCGGTATGCCGATATGACTGACGATATTGATGCCCTTGTCGACGATGCCCTGCCCGGGACCGCCCGCCGAGGCCGGGACCGAGAAGGGTCCGAACACGGGCATGTCCGGATTCGTCGGCCGCTCCGGCTGCGGCGCGCCCTTCATGGTGGCGTTGGCTTGGGCATGCAAGAAGCCGATGTCGTTGAGTGCGCTGCCATATGCGTGCAACGTGGAGTGGACGTCCTGGAAAAAGCCCACCGCCTCGTACGCGGACGCGTTGTAGGAGCGTGCCCACTCCTGGCCGTTCTCGTCCACACCGGCCATCGATCCGCATCCGGACAGTTCCGCGAAGATGTACAGAAAGCTGTCACGCAGCGCGGAGGCGGCGTCGAAACAGTTGGTGGCCGCTTGGTAGTAAGCCCTCGGCTCGACAGCCAGGGCCGTCATATACCCAGAATCCGCAGGCCCTCGGCGACAGCGCCAGTGTAACCCGTATGGGCCAGCCGCACCGCCTCTTCCAAAGCCGTGAGTCCTTCCCGGACATCTGTGACGCCGGACATCCACTCGTCGTGCGCTTCGCGATAGGCCGCCATCACCGCCCCGGCCGACGCGGCATCGACTTCTTTCGCTTTCTGATCGATGGCAGCCAACTGATCGGAGAGCAATCCAGCGAATCCCCGGATCCGGGCAGCCAGATTATCGAGTTTGTCGAGATCGACCGAGAAGGCTTCGGCGTCTGCTGACATGATGTGGCCATCCTTTCTCAGGGCAGATCGAGCGAGCTGACCTCGACGGCGAAATTTTGATCGGTGCCACGAACGGTGTCGGCAGTGATCCCCAGCTTCTCCGCCAACTCGAACAGGGCATCCCACACCTGCACCGCCCCTTGGTGGAACTCCTCCCAGCCGACCGAGAACGCTCCGGAGTTGCTGCCGGTCCAGCTCTCCAACATGTCTCGCACATCGGTTTCCAGCGCCGAGTACCCTTCCCGGCACTGAGTGGCGACATCGAACGCCAAACGCCCCAACGCTTCGACTTCGTCGGTGTCGACCGACAGTGATGGCCCTTCCCCCGCCAAGTCTCTGCCCCCTATCAGCGAACGTCCAAGCGCCAAGGTACCCCAGGCGCGGTGACGGCGGAAGTCACAGCCGCACACTCGGACCCGGACGCGACCCGCTTCCAGATCGACGGTAGTGAAATGGCGGCTCATGCGGTCGGGGCAACCACCAATCGACTACCGCCGATCATGGATGCGCGAAATACCTTGCTGCTCAATCGGTTCCCCATTGTGGACAATGTCACAAGGTTTGCCTCGACGGGCGTGCAGTCGCTACCAATAGTGCGTTCAATACACACGATGCGACGTTCGATTCGTCCACATCGGGGGGGTATCGGGGGTCGGGAGGGAGAATGAATTCAATGTTCTATCGCGCTGCAATGCAGATCGGTCGTAAGGCGCTTATCGGTGCGCTGCCGCTGGCCGTGGCGACTACGTTCGCCGGTGCCGGAGCCGCATCGGCCACCAACTACGCCGAACAGCAGGCGCAGTTGGCCCAGGCGATTTCGGCGACGGGCACGTCCGCGGACATCGGCTACCACGCCACGGTCGCGCCGGACCTGAGCACCGTCTCCACAACGCTGGATGCCGGCACGTTCCAGCTCGGCGAGACCTCGATCAAGGTCGTCAACAAGGCGGGCGCGGCGGTCACCGAGCTTCCGCGCACGTTGGCCACGCCGTCGGGAACCACCATCGCCCTGGATGCCAAGGTGTCCGAGGACGGCCGGACGCTGTCGGTGACGACACCCGAGGTCTCGGCAGCGACGGGCGCGGAACTGAAGGACATCGCGACGAATCCGGGGGCGCAGTACCCGGATCCGGTCATGAACGGTGCGGCCGCGGGTGCGGGCGTCGGTGCGGTCGCCGCCCTCATCACCTGCATTCCGACCCTGGCGATCTTCGTCGTCGGTTACGCGCTGTGCGCCGTGGTCGGCGTGGTGACCACCGCCATCCTGGGTGCCGTGATCGGCGCGGTCGTGGGTACGGTCGCGCCCGATGTCATTCCGCAGGTGCTGCCCTGACAATCAGCGATTGATTCGCTGAGCTGAAGTCGCGAAAGGCGCTGCGGCGGAGCTGATCCGCCGCAGCGCCTTTCTTCGGGGCGTCTGCGATTCGCTACTCGGCGCAGGCTCGGTGGTCACACCGTCGCCGCGCGAGAGGCGGCGGGAAGATCACATCGGGTACACCGGGTGCTTGCGCGGATTGAACTCCGGCTTGACCGGCGGCTTGTCCCGCAACAGGCGCAGCGCGCTCCGGATCTCCAGACGGGTCCGCGCCGGTTCGATGACCGCGTCGATGTAGCCGCGTTCGGCGGCGATCCACGGGGTGGCGATCGTCTCGTTGTACTGGTTGATCATGAACTCGCGCGCCGCTGCCCGATGCTCCTCCGGCACCGCCGCCAATTGCCGCTTGCCGATGAGGTCGACCGCGCTGTCGGCGCCGATCACCGCGATCCGGGCCGTCGGCCAGGCGAAACTGATATCGGCACCTACCTGTCGGGCCGCCATCATGCCGTAGGCGCCACCGTAAGACTTGCGCACGACCAGGTTGATGATCGGGACCGTCGCCTCGATGATCGCACGCGGGACCCGCCCGCCGCGGATGATCACGCCGTTGGCTTCCTGCTCGAGGCCCGGCAGCACGCCCGGGGTGTCCGCGACGAACACCAGCGGGATATTGAACGCGTCGCAGAGCCGGATGAAGTAGGTCGACTTGTCCGAGCAGGCGGCGTCGATGGAACCACCCAGCACCAGCGGCTGGTTGGCGATCACACCGACCGGAGAGCCGTCGACCCTGGCGAACCCGGTGATCAGATTCGGGGCGAACGCGGCGCGGATTTCGTGGAATTCACCATCGTCGAAGATCCGCAGCAGGATTTCGTGCATGTCGTAACCGGCGCGATCGGAATCCGGGATGATCGTGTCGAGCTCCCGATCGGTAGCAGTGATCTCCGGCTCCAGGCCGGGGTTCACGATCGGCGGCTGCTCGAGACAGCTCGTCGGCATGTAGCTCAGGTAATTGCGCGCCCACTCGTAGGCTTCCTGCTCGGTGTCGGCCACGTGATGCAGGGTGCCGCGTCTGGCCTGTACCTCGGCGCCACCGAGCTCCTCGGCGGTGACGTCCTCACCGTTGACGGCTTTGATCACCTCCGGCCCGGTGACGAACATGTAGGAATCCCTGGTGCCGATGAGCACGTCGGTGTTGATCGGCCCGTACACCGAACCCG
Encoded here:
- a CDS encoding WXG100 family type VII secretion target, with amino-acid sequence MSADAEAFSVDLDKLDNLAARIRGFAGLLSDQLAAIDQKAKEVDAASAGAVMAAYREAHDEWMSGVTDVREGLTALEEAVRLAHTGYTGAVAEGLRILGI
- a CDS encoding WXG100 family type VII secretion target, translated to MAGEGPSLSVDTDEVEALGRLAFDVATQCREGYSALETDVRDMLESWTGSNSGAFSVGWEEFHQGAVQVWDALFELAEKLGITADTVRGTDQNFAVEVSSLDLP
- a CDS encoding acyl-CoA carboxylase subunit beta, which gives rise to MTGTEAKLDELLEILTIAAEPAGEAGAAKREKKGVPSVRQRVDMLLDRGTFIETGALARQPDRPDALYGDGLVTGRGLIGGRPVVVIAHDQTVYGGSVGITSARKFMRALQLAFDNACPVVTINDSGGARIQDAVGSIASFGDISRVLEKLSGYVPQVSIILGKCAAGSVYGPINTDVLIGTRDSYMFVTGPEVIKAVNGEDVTAEELGGAEVQARRGTLHHVADTEQEAYEWARNYLSYMPTSCLEQPPIVNPGLEPEITATDRELDTIIPDSDRAGYDMHEILLRIFDDGEFHEIRAAFAPNLITGFARVDGSPVGVIANQPLVLGGSIDAACSDKSTYFIRLCDAFNIPLVFVADTPGVLPGLEQEANGVIIRGGRVPRAIIEATVPIINLVVRKSYGGAYGMMAARQVGADISFAWPTARIAVIGADSAVDLIGKRQLAAVPEEHRAAAREFMINQYNETIATPWIAAERGYIDAVIEPARTRLEIRSALRLLRDKPPVKPEFNPRKHPVYPM